Proteins from a single region of Sphaerochaeta globosa str. Buddy:
- a CDS encoding AAA family ATPase, protein MLLEFSVSNYKSFKDECIFSLVPAPKQKGLDYSILAETAGKKTYKGLCSAVVYGPNASGKTNILGAMETFKSIVLRGHIRNVEVKNHPNTAASNLELIPNNDAKGSSPVTFCLRFIEKGMLVTYRLSLDLGVFLATNHARRVLSEQLHINEELVFSRTDTLEIGNLMPIASFLVNAYVPNAEGAKALAMNNLHAQELFLLNGFKTMFSAKLVYLITNWLEKSLLVIYRSDTLNVITSNKQSLYIEKTLKEAAQQFGISANSLAYVSQGSQTEAKLCSLFEGEGKTNAIPIELYESYGTVRFINIFPLVLQALMEGGTLVVDEFDASIHPLALMNIINLFHNDEININHAQLIFNTHNPVFLNSNVFRRDEIKFIERDESTHASTLYALSDFGTVGKEGVRKNQDYMKNYFVDRYGAIKSVDFTPILENLLAGNQEV, encoded by the coding sequence ATGCTTTTAGAGTTCAGTGTTTCCAACTATAAATCGTTCAAAGACGAATGCATTTTCTCTTTGGTTCCTGCGCCTAAACAGAAGGGATTGGATTACAGTATATTGGCGGAAACAGCAGGCAAGAAGACGTATAAAGGCCTCTGCTCCGCTGTGGTATATGGGCCGAATGCTTCAGGAAAAACCAATATACTAGGGGCCATGGAGACGTTTAAGAGTATCGTATTACGTGGTCATATCAGAAATGTTGAAGTCAAGAATCATCCAAACACAGCCGCTTCCAACTTAGAATTGATTCCAAACAATGATGCAAAGGGAAGCAGTCCCGTCACCTTCTGCCTACGTTTTATTGAAAAAGGAATGCTTGTTACCTATAGGCTCTCACTTGATCTTGGAGTCTTTCTCGCAACAAATCATGCCAGAAGAGTTCTATCTGAGCAGTTACATATCAATGAAGAACTTGTCTTTTCCCGGACCGATACCTTGGAAATTGGAAATCTCATGCCTATCGCTTCCTTTTTGGTCAACGCCTATGTACCAAATGCAGAAGGGGCGAAAGCCTTGGCCATGAACAATCTCCATGCTCAGGAGCTCTTTTTGCTGAATGGGTTCAAGACCATGTTCAGCGCAAAGCTGGTCTACTTGATCACCAACTGGCTGGAAAAATCATTGCTGGTAATCTATCGCTCTGATACCTTGAACGTAATAACAAGCAACAAACAATCTCTCTATATCGAGAAAACCTTGAAGGAGGCTGCACAGCAGTTTGGCATAAGCGCCAATTCACTGGCGTATGTATCCCAAGGATCGCAGACAGAAGCTAAACTCTGTTCCCTGTTTGAGGGAGAAGGGAAAACGAATGCAATCCCAATTGAACTCTATGAATCCTACGGAACTGTACGGTTCATCAATATATTTCCTCTTGTTCTTCAAGCACTGATGGAGGGAGGTACCCTTGTCGTTGATGAATTCGATGCATCTATTCACCCTTTGGCTTTGATGAATATCATCAACTTATTTCACAACGATGAAATCAATATCAATCATGCCCAACTGATCTTCAACACCCATAATCCAGTATTCTTGAACTCGAATGTATTCAGACGTGACGAGATTAAGTTTATTGAGCGTGATGAATCCACCCATGCCAGCACCCTTTATGCCCTTTCCGATTTTGGGACCGTAGGCAAAGAAGGAGTAAGAAAGAATCAGGATTACATGAAAAACTACTTTGTTGACCGCTACGGCGCAATCAAATCGGTAGACTTTACACCTATCTTGGAAAACCTGCTTGCAGGTAACCAAGAGGTGTAA
- a CDS encoding amidohydrolase family protein, giving the protein MGHKKLIRNARAIVSCDALDTVYYDSDMLIDGYQIKQIGKNLPSEGCEVLDGSSYFLYPGLVNTHHHFFQTFVRNLVTIDYPNLLVVDWLDLIYPIFAQVDSEVIYYSSLTAMADLLKHGCTTAFDHQYCYTKKTGKSAVDRQMEAASLLGIRYHAGRGCNTLEKSKGSTIPDEMLETTDEFLSDCERLIKTYHNPNPNSMSQIVVAPCQPINSYQETFTESLALARKLGVRLHTHLGEGENPIMLDRVGKRTLAWAQDIGFIGSDVWYAHGWELQKDEYSLLGSTKTGLSHCPAPAVLGGFPIIDIPAMQKAGMIVSLGCDGSATNDSSNLLDSLRMAYLAQSYHSKERGGAPSSYDMLKVATINGAKTLGREDIGSLEVGKAADLFAIDVSRLELAGTLHDPRNLLSRCGVSGEVALTMVGGNVVFQDGQLLNIDEKSLAVQAEKACTERLRTQFPTIFG; this is encoded by the coding sequence ATGGGTCACAAGAAACTGATTCGGAACGCTCGGGCAATAGTAAGCTGTGATGCTTTGGATACTGTATATTACGACAGTGATATGCTCATCGATGGGTATCAGATCAAACAGATTGGGAAGAACCTTCCCTCCGAAGGCTGTGAAGTGTTGGATGGAAGCTCCTACTTTCTCTATCCTGGCTTGGTAAACACCCATCACCATTTCTTCCAGACCTTTGTCCGCAACCTGGTCACCATAGACTATCCCAATCTCCTGGTTGTCGATTGGCTGGATTTGATCTATCCCATTTTTGCCCAGGTCGACAGCGAAGTTATTTACTACTCTTCACTTACCGCAATGGCCGACCTGCTCAAGCATGGCTGTACCACTGCCTTCGACCATCAGTACTGTTATACGAAGAAGACCGGCAAAAGTGCCGTCGACCGCCAGATGGAAGCTGCCTCATTGCTGGGTATCCGCTACCACGCTGGACGGGGATGCAACACCTTGGAGAAAAGCAAAGGCAGCACCATTCCCGACGAAATGCTGGAAACCACCGACGAATTCCTGTCTGACTGTGAACGGCTTATCAAGACGTATCATAATCCCAATCCAAACAGCATGTCCCAGATAGTTGTCGCCCCGTGTCAGCCGATCAACAGCTACCAGGAGACCTTCACCGAATCCCTTGCTCTGGCTCGAAAGCTGGGCGTTCGTCTGCATACCCATCTTGGGGAAGGGGAAAACCCCATCATGCTTGATCGTGTTGGCAAGCGCACCCTCGCATGGGCGCAGGATATCGGCTTTATCGGAAGTGATGTTTGGTATGCCCATGGGTGGGAGCTGCAAAAGGATGAATATTCCTTACTGGGAAGTACCAAAACCGGCCTGTCCCATTGTCCTGCCCCGGCTGTGCTGGGGGGCTTTCCGATTATCGATATCCCAGCCATGCAGAAAGCGGGAATGATTGTTTCCCTCGGCTGTGACGGATCGGCGACGAATGACAGCTCCAACCTCCTCGATTCTCTTCGAATGGCCTACCTTGCCCAGTCCTACCATAGCAAGGAACGCGGAGGGGCTCCCTCATCGTACGACATGCTCAAGGTGGCCACCATCAACGGTGCCAAAACCCTGGGACGTGAGGACATCGGTTCTCTTGAGGTAGGCAAAGCTGCCGATTTGTTTGCCATAGACGTCTCCCGACTTGAACTTGCAGGAACCCTGCACGACCCGAGGAACCTGCTTTCGCGTTGTGGGGTCTCGGGCGAAGTGGCTCTTACCATGGTCGGAGGCAATGTAGTCTTTCAAGACGGACAATTGCTGAATATTGACGAAAAATCTCTTGCCGTGCAGGCAGAAAAGGCGTGCACCGAACGCCTGCGCACACAGTTTCCTACCATCTTTGGTTGA
- a CDS encoding BMP family protein, whose protein sequence is MKKTVLLVCLVLALSMMMLTAGGAAERSTSSGKLKVALLLSGPANDQGWNAVAFAGLQEAQEKFNIETAYSENVGIADGEAAFRDYAAQGYGLVIGHGFQFGEPAVRIAAQFPNTKFMAIESNTFSQNAASYVMACEEAGYLMGMLAGSMSKSGVIGIVGGFEQPSIIKVLEAYKLGAESVNPSIKVLEAYVSSFTDVALGKEAALSMADQGADVLSHCANQAGTGVIKAAEERGLLSTGDSYDQNSIAPATVMASTIYSVPALVLTAVEKVMSNSYVGGVFNLGMKDGVVDISGYNSFEAKIPQKVKDQIAAKRTEILKGSFKVPLIETRSK, encoded by the coding sequence ATGAAAAAAACAGTTCTGTTAGTGTGTTTGGTCCTGGCTCTGAGCATGATGATGCTCACAGCAGGAGGAGCGGCGGAAAGAAGTACTTCTAGTGGAAAGCTCAAGGTTGCACTGCTCTTAAGTGGTCCTGCCAATGACCAAGGGTGGAATGCAGTCGCCTTTGCCGGGTTGCAGGAAGCACAAGAGAAGTTCAACATCGAGACGGCTTACTCTGAGAACGTAGGGATTGCAGACGGCGAGGCTGCTTTCCGTGACTACGCTGCACAGGGGTATGGTTTGGTTATCGGGCATGGATTCCAGTTCGGTGAACCGGCTGTACGCATCGCAGCCCAGTTCCCCAATACCAAGTTCATGGCCATCGAGTCGAATACGTTCTCCCAGAATGCCGCCTCGTATGTGATGGCCTGTGAGGAAGCGGGATACCTGATGGGAATGCTCGCAGGCTCCATGTCCAAGAGCGGTGTCATCGGTATTGTCGGCGGTTTTGAGCAACCCTCCATCATCAAGGTATTGGAAGCCTACAAACTGGGTGCAGAAAGTGTGAATCCTTCCATCAAAGTATTGGAAGCGTACGTAAGCAGCTTCACCGACGTTGCCTTGGGCAAGGAAGCAGCCCTTTCCATGGCCGACCAGGGAGCCGATGTGCTCTCCCACTGTGCCAACCAGGCAGGGACCGGCGTTATAAAGGCCGCCGAGGAACGGGGATTGCTCTCTACCGGTGACTCGTATGACCAGAATTCGATAGCTCCTGCTACCGTAATGGCATCGACCATCTACAGCGTCCCGGCCTTGGTGCTCACAGCTGTGGAGAAGGTTATGAGCAACTCCTACGTCGGCGGAGTCTTCAACCTGGGCATGAAGGACGGGGTTGTGGATATTTCCGGTTACAACAGCTTTGAAGCCAAGATTCCCCAAAAGGTGAAAGACCAAATTGCCGCCAAGCGGACTGAGATCCTGAAGGGAAGTTTCAAGGTACCCTTGATCGAAACCCGTTCAAAGTAA
- a CDS encoding ABC transporter ATP-binding protein, whose protein sequence is MPTLRMSKIDKQFFGKMANEQVDFTLEKGEIHALLGENGAGKTTLMNILYGIYQADGGTIELDGKPVSIKSPKDAIAHHIGMVHQHFTLVPTLTVRQNITLGLKSKGYPFVKARKLDQSIRLLSERYNLAVDPSALVSSLSVGAQQRVEIMKVLYRNAKLIILDEPTAVLTPQEVESLFIVLRRLREEGHSVIIITHHIDEVLAITDRVTVLRSAKNAAEVLTKETNEEELSSLMIGRRLQKIERKALPFSYARKGLQLDSIQSKNGSLGPLSLSIPAGSIVGIAGVDGNGQKALAEVILGMQNIQSGTITLDDTALHHLSVKARKALGIGYISDDRLKDGLVLDMDLKENFLLSLYRKHACKPHHLIDARYLQEATEQAVSSYSIKTASLSTPVRYLSGGNQQKLILARELGDQPKVVVACQPTRGLDIGSTEEVHSILLDLRSQGCSVLLISSDLDEILSLSDTIAVMYQGKIMDVIEHGKVDMTYLGLLMAGSKTRRIV, encoded by the coding sequence ATGCCGACTTTGAGAATGTCCAAGATCGACAAGCAGTTCTTTGGCAAAATGGCCAATGAACAGGTGGATTTTACCTTGGAAAAAGGGGAGATTCACGCCTTGCTTGGCGAAAACGGGGCGGGCAAGACCACCCTGATGAACATTCTCTACGGCATCTATCAGGCAGACGGGGGTACCATTGAGCTTGACGGAAAACCGGTAAGCATCAAGAGTCCCAAGGATGCCATTGCCCATCACATCGGGATGGTGCATCAGCATTTTACGCTTGTGCCCACCCTGACTGTGCGACAGAACATCACCCTCGGTTTGAAAAGCAAAGGCTATCCCTTCGTCAAGGCACGAAAGCTCGACCAAAGCATCCGGCTTCTCAGCGAACGCTACAACCTGGCCGTAGACCCTTCTGCTTTGGTGAGTTCGCTTTCAGTCGGTGCTCAACAACGGGTGGAGATTATGAAAGTGCTCTACCGTAATGCAAAGCTCATTATTTTGGATGAACCGACTGCCGTCCTGACCCCTCAGGAGGTGGAAAGCCTCTTCATTGTTCTCAGGCGCCTACGGGAAGAAGGCCATTCGGTCATTATCATCACCCATCACATCGACGAAGTACTGGCCATTACCGACCGGGTTACCGTACTGCGTTCTGCCAAGAATGCGGCAGAGGTGCTGACCAAAGAGACGAATGAAGAAGAACTCTCGTCGCTGATGATCGGGCGCAGACTGCAAAAGATAGAGCGGAAAGCCCTGCCATTCTCCTATGCAAGAAAAGGGCTTCAGCTTGACTCCATCCAAAGCAAAAACGGTTCTTTGGGGCCGTTGTCCCTCTCGATTCCCGCTGGATCCATCGTCGGTATAGCAGGGGTGGACGGTAATGGCCAAAAAGCACTAGCCGAAGTCATTCTGGGTATGCAGAACATCCAAAGCGGAACTATTACCCTGGATGACACTGCGTTGCACCATCTGAGCGTAAAAGCACGTAAAGCCTTGGGCATAGGGTATATCTCCGATGACAGGCTCAAGGACGGCCTTGTTTTGGATATGGACCTGAAGGAAAACTTTCTGCTCTCTTTATACCGGAAGCATGCATGCAAGCCCCATCACCTTATCGATGCCCGGTATCTGCAGGAGGCAACCGAACAAGCTGTCTCCTCCTATTCCATCAAAACAGCATCCCTTTCCACACCGGTGCGCTACCTCTCAGGAGGAAACCAGCAAAAATTGATTCTGGCTCGGGAACTGGGCGACCAGCCGAAAGTGGTGGTTGCCTGCCAGCCCACCCGGGGGTTGGATATCGGCAGTACCGAGGAGGTTCACTCCATCCTGCTTGACTTGCGTTCTCAAGGTTGCTCGGTATTGCTCATCTCTTCGGACCTCGATGAAATCCTCAGTCTCAGCGACACCATCGCCGTCATGTATCAAGGGAAAATTATGGATGTTATTGAGCACGGCAAGGTGGACATGACCTACTTGGGCCTTCTGATGGCTGGCTCCAAGACACGGAGGATTGTATGA
- a CDS encoding ABC transporter permease, with product MRRVVLSFIVMIVVILLVSFLLIAMVGSDIPTSLVSFLRGIGGSTYAMAEVLVRATPLMLAALGVSVGFRTGFLNIGSEGQIYLGAIAITWLGMTFPSLPAPLMIALALVLGSLAGGLWALIPGLLKAKFGLSEVINTIMLNYIAINLVGILVRTSLKDPTYPYPMSPMLPVSTNFVQLLPPTRLHVGLLLALVCTALVYLLMFRTTPGFCMRAVGLNARACQCSGIAASKYVIISALISGALSGLAGVSEIAGLHHRLIEGISPSYGYLAIIVSLLGRNHPVGIVFASLGIAALQVGSMSMQRSSGVPTSIASIIMGLVVIMILSRKQLFGCKEA from the coding sequence ATGAGAAGAGTCGTTCTCTCTTTCATTGTCATGATAGTCGTCATCCTTCTTGTCTCCTTTCTGCTTATTGCCATGGTGGGAAGCGACATTCCAACCTCGTTGGTAAGCTTTCTTCGTGGAATAGGGGGTTCAACCTATGCAATGGCGGAAGTACTGGTCCGTGCAACCCCGCTTATGCTTGCAGCGCTGGGTGTCTCGGTAGGCTTTCGTACCGGCTTTCTGAATATCGGTTCCGAGGGACAGATTTATTTGGGAGCCATTGCCATCACTTGGCTTGGCATGACGTTTCCCTCCCTGCCCGCACCCCTGATGATTGCTCTCGCCCTGGTTCTCGGTTCTCTCGCCGGAGGTCTTTGGGCTTTGATCCCCGGCCTCCTGAAGGCCAAGTTCGGACTCTCGGAGGTTATCAACACCATCATGCTCAATTACATAGCCATTAATTTGGTGGGCATTCTGGTGCGTACGTCGCTGAAGGACCCGACCTATCCCTATCCCATGTCTCCTATGCTTCCTGTCTCGACCAATTTTGTTCAGTTGCTTCCTCCCACCCGCCTGCATGTCGGACTCTTGCTAGCTTTGGTTTGCACTGCGTTGGTCTACTTGCTGATGTTTCGGACAACACCGGGGTTTTGCATGCGGGCGGTGGGTTTAAATGCACGTGCATGTCAGTGCAGCGGTATTGCAGCCAGTAAGTATGTGATCATATCCGCTCTGATCAGCGGAGCTTTGAGCGGGCTTGCCGGGGTGTCGGAGATTGCAGGATTGCACCACCGGCTCATCGAAGGCATCAGCCCCAGTTACGGCTACCTTGCCATTATTGTTTCTCTGTTGGGGCGCAACCATCCGGTGGGCATCGTGTTTGCCTCCCTGGGCATCGCTGCCTTGCAGGTGGGCAGCATGTCCATGCAGCGCTCAAGCGGAGTTCCCACCTCGATTGCCTCCATCATTATGGGCTTGGTGGTCATTATGATTCTTTCGCGCAAGCAACTGTTCGGGTGCAAGGAGGCTTAG
- a CDS encoding ABC transporter permease has translation MELVVLSTFLAATVRMAAPIALAGLGETISEKAGVSNIGVEAIMLSGSYFSFWAMFESGNIYLAVFAGILGGVGASLVHAFLALRCKADQTIAGLALNFLFLGLTSFLFLLQFGKTTTLPSIQVLKPVALPLLSRIPLIGQALFAQDPFVYVLYVMVVLSLVFFYKTEWGVILHAVGEAPRAADTAGIKVNTVRFMACMANGVLGGLGGAYLTLVKLGFFMENLTSGKGYIALVAVILGRRNPVGVLVAALVIGSAEALQIRLQTIGSAIPSQAFTMLPYVVTVLVLLLSMGKGHDPAALGLPYERDKR, from the coding sequence ATGGAACTGGTAGTACTCTCCACCTTTCTTGCCGCTACCGTGCGTATGGCTGCCCCCATTGCCCTGGCCGGGTTGGGGGAGACGATCAGCGAGAAGGCGGGGGTAAGCAACATCGGGGTGGAAGCCATCATGCTCAGCGGATCATACTTCAGCTTCTGGGCTATGTTTGAGAGCGGAAACATCTACCTCGCAGTCTTTGCCGGCATACTGGGAGGGGTAGGGGCGAGCCTTGTGCATGCTTTCTTGGCTCTTCGGTGCAAAGCCGACCAGACCATTGCCGGTTTGGCGTTGAATTTCCTGTTCCTTGGTTTGACCAGCTTCCTGTTTCTGCTGCAGTTCGGCAAAACGACCACCCTCCCTTCGATACAAGTCCTCAAGCCGGTTGCTCTTCCCCTGCTCTCCAGGATTCCCCTCATCGGCCAAGCCCTGTTCGCCCAGGATCCCTTTGTGTATGTGCTGTACGTGATGGTAGTCCTCTCGCTGGTGTTCTTCTATAAGACTGAGTGGGGTGTCATCCTCCATGCAGTAGGGGAGGCTCCTCGTGCAGCCGATACCGCCGGCATCAAGGTGAATACCGTTCGCTTCATGGCCTGCATGGCCAATGGGGTATTAGGTGGTCTGGGGGGTGCCTATCTGACACTGGTAAAGCTAGGTTTCTTCATGGAAAACCTCACCTCGGGAAAGGGCTACATTGCCTTGGTTGCAGTTATCCTCGGCCGGCGCAATCCTGTGGGAGTATTGGTTGCCGCCCTGGTAATCGGTTCGGCTGAAGCCTTGCAGATCCGTCTGCAAACCATCGGTTCGGCCATTCCCTCCCAAGCCTTCACCATGTTGCCTTATGTGGTGACGGTGTTGGTGTTGCTGCTTTCGATGGGCAAGGGACACGACCCTGCAGCACTGGGCCTTCCGTACGAGCGGGACAAGCGTTAG
- a CDS encoding MerR family transcriptional regulator produces the protein MKDYFTIGELANLFAIDVQTLRYYDSIGLLVPAHRDMQSGYRLYKFDQIYQVASIRYLKRLGYSLKQIGQYLDSRTLEHTMQKLHDQSQELKRRWNELIDIDATIGRKLEFIKQQLPLVDLQHITVKTFSDRYYLNIGSEESLYGSDVFYFHPTLVFYHGREKSFGAYLFASEKPPEALILPGGQFLCAYHQGSYESIHERIAYVREHAQGRRLADWEVNFNILDQFVERDSNRFITEIQIPILS, from the coding sequence ATGAAGGATTACTTTACCATCGGCGAGCTTGCCAATCTTTTTGCCATCGATGTACAGACCTTGCGGTATTACGATTCCATCGGCCTTTTGGTACCTGCGCATCGGGATATGCAAAGCGGATACCGGCTGTACAAGTTCGACCAAATCTATCAAGTGGCTTCCATTCGCTATCTCAAGCGTTTGGGGTATTCGCTGAAACAAATAGGCCAGTATCTGGACAGCAGAACCCTCGAACATACCATGCAAAAGCTGCACGACCAGTCCCAGGAACTAAAAAGGCGATGGAATGAACTCATCGATATCGATGCTACCATTGGGCGCAAACTTGAGTTCATCAAGCAACAGCTCCCCTTGGTGGACCTCCAGCACATCACAGTCAAAACCTTTAGTGACCGCTACTACCTGAATATCGGCTCCGAGGAGAGCCTGTATGGGTCGGATGTTTTTTACTTCCATCCTACCCTGGTGTTCTATCATGGCAGGGAGAAGTCCTTTGGTGCATATCTCTTTGCTTCAGAGAAACCACCCGAGGCCCTCATACTCCCAGGCGGGCAGTTCCTCTGTGCCTATCATCAAGGCTCCTACGAATCGATACATGAGCGAATTGCCTATGTTCGGGAACATGCACAAGGACGCCGCTTGGCCGATTGGGAAGTGAACTTCAATATCCTCGATCAGTTCGTCGAACGGGACAGCAATCGCTTCATCACCGAAATACAAATACCAATCCTTTCATAA
- a CDS encoding hydrolase — translation MEEQVCCPPFDPKPWEKTFVSFDNQFFMKVKVRTFNHIPLNFGSVMTKAQAAIEGAGAKVVGNIALSNHVSRWTMEVLIAIDKEIDSLKPIKLEGKFLSNVYEGPFKDTAIWCKDFEQLAKDKGFTIHTWYMWYTTCPECAKKYGKNYVVVLAS, via the coding sequence ATGGAAGAGCAAGTTTGTTGTCCCCCCTTTGATCCGAAACCATGGGAAAAGACATTTGTTTCCTTTGACAACCAGTTCTTTATGAAGGTAAAGGTTCGTACGTTCAATCACATCCCCCTAAACTTTGGTTCTGTCATGACGAAAGCCCAAGCAGCCATCGAGGGTGCGGGTGCCAAAGTGGTGGGTAACATCGCCCTGAGCAATCATGTTTCTCGGTGGACCATGGAAGTCCTCATTGCCATCGACAAGGAAATCGACAGTCTCAAGCCCATCAAGCTTGAAGGCAAGTTCCTTTCCAATGTGTATGAAGGTCCCTTCAAGGACACGGCCATTTGGTGCAAGGATTTCGAGCAATTGGCCAAGGATAAAGGGTTTACCATCCATACCTGGTATATGTGGTACACCACTTGTCCCGAGTGCGCAAAGAAATATGGAAAGAATTACGTGGTAGTGCTCGCCAGCTGA
- the otnK gene encoding 3-oxo-tetronate kinase: protein MRLGVIADDFTGSVDIAGFLVAGGMRTVMCSRPAGVGDCDAIVMSLKIRSIPKEQAVKQALDALDFLKSSGCDRFYYKYCSTFDSTPEGNIGPIADALREALGCSATLICPALPVNGRTVFHGYLFVNDELLSDSPMRHHPLNPMHDSKLARILASQSPAKSGYIYYDVIEKGSVAVRHAIEGLKAEGVNNIIVDVLRDEDLTVIAEATKDFVLVTGGSGLAQGIAQLWRTDAKISLGSDTTFVVEKRKGVVIAGSCSAMMQKQVAFYKDLAPSLSIDEQECLDNPEYAKAVEAWVLQHQNQHLAPLVYATRSPSELAENRKKFGAVDISSAIEHLFARLTALLAKQGVQNFIVGGGETSGVVATTLGIDAYLIGKMIDPGVSWVRSLDGMYQLVLKSGNFGSEQFLLKAQEMYDGNH, encoded by the coding sequence ATGCGTTTGGGAGTTATCGCCGATGATTTTACCGGCTCTGTGGATATTGCAGGATTTCTGGTCGCCGGGGGAATGAGGACGGTCATGTGCAGTCGGCCTGCCGGAGTAGGTGACTGCGATGCCATCGTCATGAGCCTGAAGATTCGCAGCATACCCAAGGAGCAGGCTGTCAAGCAAGCTCTTGATGCTCTGGATTTTCTCAAGTCATCAGGCTGCGACCGTTTCTACTATAAGTACTGCTCCACCTTCGATAGTACGCCCGAGGGCAATATTGGTCCGATAGCCGATGCGCTCAGAGAAGCGCTGGGATGTTCGGCCACCCTTATCTGTCCGGCCCTTCCAGTCAATGGAAGAACGGTATTCCATGGGTATCTGTTTGTGAACGATGAACTGCTCAGTGACTCCCCGATGCGTCACCATCCACTGAATCCCATGCATGATTCCAAATTGGCAAGAATTCTCGCCTCCCAAAGTCCCGCTAAGAGCGGTTACATCTACTACGATGTCATTGAGAAGGGAAGCGTTGCAGTTCGTCACGCGATAGAAGGTTTGAAAGCAGAGGGAGTGAACAATATCATTGTCGATGTCCTCAGGGACGAAGACCTTACCGTCATTGCTGAGGCGACCAAAGATTTTGTATTGGTCACCGGAGGCTCGGGTCTTGCCCAGGGAATTGCCCAGCTGTGGAGAACAGATGCAAAGATATCCTTGGGCTCCGATACAACCTTTGTCGTAGAGAAACGAAAGGGCGTTGTAATTGCAGGGTCCTGCTCGGCTATGATGCAAAAGCAAGTTGCTTTCTATAAGGACCTTGCTCCCTCATTGAGCATCGATGAACAAGAATGCCTTGATAATCCTGAGTACGCCAAGGCTGTAGAAGCGTGGGTGTTACAGCACCAAAATCAACATCTGGCACCCCTTGTCTATGCAACACGCTCACCCTCAGAACTTGCAGAGAATCGCAAGAAATTTGGTGCTGTTGATATTTCCTCGGCTATAGAACATCTATTTGCCCGACTGACGGCACTGCTTGCAAAGCAGGGGGTTCAGAACTTCATAGTAGGCGGAGGGGAGACAAGCGGGGTGGTTGCCACCACGTTGGGAATCGATGCGTACCTGATCGGGAAAATGATAGATCCCGGAGTTTCCTGGGTGCGGTCACTGGACGGGATGTATCAGCTGGTACTGAAGAGCGGTAACTTTGGTTCTGAGCAGTTCCTATTGAAAGCGCAGGAGATGTACGATGGAAATCACTGA
- a CDS encoding class II aldolase/adducin family protein: MEITEMKQMVSEVAHSLYQRGFVVGSAGNLSVVLDDGTFLATPTGSSFGSLKQEDVSHFTKEGTLLSGKAPTKEVPFHLACYASHPQTKAVVHLHCTYATLLASCEGLKDGEPFVPFTPYFVMKVSKVGILPYRKPGSPLIASDILAKPQYFTYLMQNHGLIVCGPTLQEAMFNAEEFEESAKLWYLGRNLPIRPLTEEQMSELRG; this comes from the coding sequence ATGGAAATCACTGAGATGAAACAGATGGTATCTGAAGTCGCGCACAGTCTCTACCAACGGGGATTTGTTGTGGGAAGTGCAGGCAACTTGTCGGTAGTGCTCGACGATGGTACGTTCCTTGCCACCCCCACCGGCTCTTCCTTTGGCTCGCTCAAACAAGAAGATGTTTCACATTTCACCAAGGAGGGGACACTCCTTTCAGGGAAGGCTCCCACCAAGGAAGTACCGTTCCACCTCGCCTGTTATGCATCTCATCCACAGACTAAGGCGGTGGTGCATCTGCACTGCACGTATGCAACCCTGCTGGCAAGTTGTGAGGGTCTCAAGGATGGAGAGCCCTTTGTTCCTTTCACCCCTTACTTTGTGATGAAGGTCAGCAAGGTGGGAATTCTTCCCTACCGAAAACCAGGTTCCCCCCTGATAGCCTCCGATATTCTTGCTAAGCCTCAATACTTTACCTATCTCATGCAGAACCATGGTCTAATTGTATGCGGCCCTACGCTGCAAGAAGCCATGTTCAATGCAGAGGAGTTTGAGGAGAGTGCTAAGCTCTGGTACCTGGGAAGGAATCTGCCGATACGGCCTTTGACCGAAGAGCAGATGAGTGAGCTGAGAGGTTAA